A region from the Cryptococcus gattii WM276 chromosome H, complete sequence genome encodes:
- a CDS encoding uncharacterized protein (Similar to TIGR gene model, INSD accession AAW45550.1) — translation MSPTSSDQTSLPPRPMREQASSVAPTSSSPNPDEVSRCLVHSLFKKRCLAALRSDESQSGKTPDNQTPYYEDEDEDEENESLTKQLAETAQSVREMNKELGRRIVRSRIQHVLIVTKVNDNRLVSLTRELALYLMQKSPSIPKGTNNRYGTASLTRGMVVYVDSEFESSQAFDVPGLQRDHPELFEPMISNRSFSSLSSVNTPNDSYTDEGPINSGSVTPVGEGQLRYWTNELCSSSPHLFDLVITLGGDGTVLYASWLFQRIVPPVLPFALGSLGFLTKFNFMDYKEIIEKVILDGIRVSLRMRFCCTVYRACTPSDIGCAQAHKRRVIKGGCASALKKRVHKSGWESLEDEEVDAHMSDGGSDEEAILHHSTRPEEQFEVLNELVVDRGPNSAMSSLELFGDEYHLTTVQADGLTVSTPTGSTAYSLSAGGSLTSPQTSNILITPICPHTLSFRPVVLEDSIDIRVCVPFDSRTTAWTSFDGRSRLELKQGDHIKVTASKYPFPIILYADKSFPDWASSLSRKLRWNERERQKPYVLVEEARHRK, via the exons ATGTCTCCCACCAGCTCTGATCAGACCTCTTTACCCCCTCGCCCCATGCGAGAGCAAGCCTCTTCTGTTGCCCCCACCTCTTCATCCCCGAACCCCGACGAAGTCTCACGGTGTCTCGTCCACTCTCTGTTCAAAAAGAGATGTCTAGCCGCTTTACGTTCAGATGAGTCTCAATCAGGAAAAACTCCTGACAATCAAACTCCGTACtatgaagatgaagatgaagatgaagagaatGAAAGTTTGACCAAGCAGCTGGCAGAGACTGCCCAAAGCGTGAGAGAGATGAATAAGGAGCTTG gaagaaggattgTGCGCTCTCGGATACAGCATGTTTTGATCGTTACTAAAGTGAATGACAATCGGCTTGTCTCTCTTACAAGGGAGCTTGCTCTTTATCTCATGCAAAAAAGCCCTTCGATACCCAAAGGAACCAACAATCGTTATGGTACAGCATCACTTACGAGAGGTATGGTGGTCTATGTAGACTCCGAATTTGAGTCTTCGCAGGCTTTCGATGTCCCGGGCTTGCAGCGAGACCATCCAGAACTCTTTGAGCCAATGATTAGCAAtcgctccttctcctctctctcgTCTGTGAACACCCCAAACGACTCTTACACAGACGAAGGGCCAATCAATTCGGGATCAGTGACCCCTGTTGGTGAGGGACAGCTGAGATATTGGACCAACGAGCTTTGTTCAAGCTCTCCTCACTTATTTGACCTTGTCATAACG CTCGGAGGTGATGGCACAGTCCTATATGCCTCTTGGCTTTT TCAGCGAATTGTTCCTCCTGTCCTTCCCTTTGCCCTTGGCTCCCTCGGCTTCTTGACTAAATTTAATTTCATGGATTACAAAGAGATCATCGAAAAGGTTATTCTTGATGGAATAAGAGTCAGTCTTCGCATGCGTTTTTGCTGTACAGTATATCGCGCGTGCACTCCTAGCGATATCGGATGTGCCCAGGCCCACAAACGGCGAGTCATCAAAGGTGGCTGCGCCAGTGCCCTCAAGAAGAGGGTTCATAAGAGTGGGTGGGAGAGcttggaagatgaagaagtaGACGCACATATGTCGGATGGTGGCAGTGACGAAGAGGCAATCTTGCATCATTCTACAAGGCCTGAAGAGCAGTTTGAAGTCCTCAATGAGCTGGTAGTGGATAGAGGTCCTAATTCAGCCATGAGCTCTTTGGAGCTATTTG GTGATGAATATCACTTAACAACTGTACAGGCAGATGGCCTCACGGTTTCAACACCCACTGGCTCTACCGCCTACTCCTTATCAGCCGGTGGATCGCTCACCTCGCCTCAAACATCCAACATCCTCATAACTCCAATATGCCCTCACACCCTTTCCTTCAGACCTGTGGTTTTAGAGGATAGCATTGATATTCGGGTTTGCGTGCCCTTCGACTCGAGGACAACGGCTTGGACCAGCTTTGACGGAAGGAGTCGTCTGGAGTTGAAGC AGGGCGATCATATTAAAGTTACAGCTTCGAAATACCCCTTCCCAATTATTTTGTATGCCGACAAATCCTTCCCAGATTGGgcttcttccctttctcGAAAGTTGCGATGGAACGAAAGGGAGCGACAGAAACCATATGTGCTTGTGGAGGAAGCCCGTCATCGGAAATAA
- a CDS encoding uncharacterized protein (Similar to TIGR gene model, INSD accession AAW45396.1), giving the protein MPPSSLPLVRLPPKAVVHRFGAPTSLPSSSALLRFPAQGWTINRVSAKPEGWAVVGDADGRRLAVETLLSRHRIQPLSPPPGPFPYITSLISSSTDSLSSTPEAPSKPIRHLAFARPPATGEFTDFTARYGALLEEDRLTYRETLQNLHPRPSDEDIERVANLMRIGHLLDLPSVSFSSGQTRRGRIASVLLTKPVLLLLEDPMAGLDVPSRKEVSKLLGELNANEGIKIVLVLRGKGSEEMPNWITDVAEVRNGEVWIGKREEYEQKHAEEQIRNQARVEKVVEKSDEVPGEPVIKLDGVSVSYGEGTRQVLKDIKWTIKPGEKWHLIGANGSGKTTLLSLILGHHPRSYSLPPSSLLLFSKPRRSIPSPTLRTLIGHTSPEVYASFPRGMGLTALEAVGSGFEGVFSRRKLSPEQKERVKYLLEYFKDLLKPSSVSGRPTSDVTVQEIANRNFAHFTPSQQGLLLFLRAIVRKPKLLVLDEPSQGMDEVIWERCRRLLEKEWEGEGKDMAVIVVSHYEDEVPWKKGRGKVFKLDQGIATVQ; this is encoded by the exons ATGCCCCCCTCATCTCTACCCCTCGTGAGACTACCACCAAAGGCTGTCGTGCATCGTTTCGGTGCACCCACTTCCTTACCTTCTTCCTCGGCTCTGCTTAGATTTCCAGCACAAGGATGGACTATCAACAGAGTATCAGCAAAACCTGAAGGATGGGCAGTCGTTGGAGATGCTGACGGGCGTAGGCTTGCCGTTGAG ACGCTGTTGAGCAGACATCGAATCCAACCTCTTTCCCCGCCTCCAGGCCCCTTCCCTTATATAACCTCGCTcatttcctcttccacaGACTCCTTATCCTCTACTCCTGAGGCACCATCCAAACCTATTCGCCATCTGGCATTCGCACGCCCTCCAGCGACTGGTGAATTTACAGACTTTACTGCTCGCTATGGAGCTCTCTTAGAAGAGGACAGACTGACATACAGGGAAACCTTGCAGAACCTTCACCCGAGACCGAGTGATGAGGACATTGAAAGGGTTGCAAATCTCATGAGGATAGGGCACTTGCTTGACCTGCCGAGTGTCTCATTCTCATCTGGTCAAACTAGAAGAGGTAGAATAGCAAGTGTCCTGCTGACAAAACCTGTTCTGTTGCTGTTGGAGGATCCTATGGCAGGTTTGGATGTTCCCAGTCGGAAGGAAGTCTCTAAGCTTTTGGGAGAGCTCAATGCAAATGAAGGAATCAAGATTGTCCTCGTCCTTAGAGGGAAAGGAAGTGAAGAGATGCCAAACTGGATTACAGATGTCGCCGAGGTTAGAAACGGAGAGGTATGGATTGGCAAACGGGAAGAATACGAGCAGAAGCATGCAGAAGAGCAGATTCGGAATCAGGCGAGGGTTGAGAAGGTGGTTGAGAAGAGTGATGAAGTTCCCGGAGAACCCGTCATCAAACTTGACGGAGTGTCTGTATCATATGGAGAGGGCACAAGACAA GTTCTCAAAGACATCAAATGGACCATCAAGCCTGGAGAGAAATGGCATCTTATTGGGGCCAACG GCTCCGGTAAGACGACACTCCTCTCGCTCATCTTGGGACATCACCCACGCTCATACTCCTTGCCCCCTtcatcccttcttctcttctccaagcCTCGTCGTTCCATCCCTAGCCCTACTCTTCGGACTTTGATTGGACACACTTCCCCCGAAGTCTATGCTTCCTTTCCACGAGGAATGGGACTGACTGCTTTAGAGGCTGTCGGCAGTGGTTTCGAAGGTGTTTTCTCTAGGAGAAAGCTTAGTCCGGAACAAAAAGAACGAGTCAAATACCTTTTGGAATATTTTAAAGATCTTTTGAAGCCTTCTTCTGTATCTGGGAGGCCCACATCGGATGTGACTGTCCAAGAAATCGCCAATCGAAATTTTGCTCACTTCACTCCCTCACAACAAGgcctccttcttttcctccgTGCGATCGTACGAAAACCAAAACTTCTTGTCCTTGACGAACCTAGTCAGGGCATGGACGAAGTAATCTGGGAACGATGTAGAAGGTTATTGGAGAAAGAATGGGAAGGTGAAGGTAAGGATATGGCGGTTATCGTGGTGAGCCATTATGAAGACGAG GTGCCATGGAAAAAGGGCAGAGGAAAGGTCTTCAAGCTGGACCAAGGGATCGCTACTGTACAGTAA
- a CDS encoding uncharacterized protein (Similar to TIGR gene model, INSD accession AAW45395.1), with the protein MSLSSSPAPTSTTTFEPTINHILSLPNLLQPISPSHAALHLARLRLLYSVPAEGQSSSESPSSSSPSPRGIRDKLTLGGWCNHCGGLRKGMGGAQKGGRGQVKDKEKEEKTKAIRERARKRVRELSNLTEDEREEKKMARKLEIAGAVQKRRQPPECTTCGAVYTRPKPDKKTLAEFPSSRKTRRQAAEAKAKEESESLALKAKIEAAVKVERQIQPPQTLLSHPVFSHIPSSPPNLPTHPPPPPAKHSDGPPSATTDVAKKKKKTKKSGLSKLLAENRERNESAKGAGMWGLG; encoded by the coding sequence ATGTCCCTATCCTCATCTCCAGCACCGACATCTACAACGACCTTCGAGCCCACTATCAACCATATCCTTTCACTCCCTAACCTTTTACAACCAATCTCTCCTTCCCACGCAGCCCTCCACCTCGCTCGTCTCCGACTTTTGTACTCCGTCCCTGCCGAGGGACAGTCGTCTTCCgagtcaccatcatcatcgtcgcCATCACCAAGAGGCATTAGAGATAAGTTAACCTTAGGAGGATGGTGCAATCACTGTGGTGGCCTGAGAAAAGGGATGGGAGGAGCTCAAAAGGGCGGACGAGGACAAGTCAAGGAtaaagaaaaggaggagaaaACGAAAGCCATCAGAGAAAGAGCTCGCAAACGAGTCAGAGAATTATCCAACCTGACAGAGGATgaaagagaggagaagaaaatggCGAGGAAGCTAGAAATTGCGGGAGCGGTGCAAAAAAGACGGCAACCGCCCGAATGCACGACTTGCGGAGCTGTATATACCCGACCAAAGCCAGACAAGAAGACACTGGCAGAGTTTCCATCGTCTAGAAAGACAAGGAGACAAGCTGCTGAAGCAAAAGCAAAGGAAGAATCCGAGTCCTTGGCTCTCAAAGCAAAGATCGAAGCCGCGGTGAAGGTTGAGCGTCAAATTCAACCACCCCAGACACTACTATCTCATCCTGTTTTCTCACATATACCTTCATCACCGCCCAATCTCCCGACGCATCCACCACCCCCACCAGCGAAGCATTCTGATGGGCCTCCGTCTGCCACCACCGATGTGGcgaaaaagaaaaaaaagactAAGAAATCTGGCTTGTCTAAGCTGTTGGCAGAAAATAGGGAAAGGAATGAGTCCGCTAAAGGAGCGGGGATGTGGGGTCTGGGATGA
- a CDS encoding NADPH dehydrogenase 2, putative (Similar to TIGR gene model, INSD accession AAW45399.1): MTVIQQSKLFTPIQVGEYELKHRIIMAPLTRLRAATKTAIPSKWAETYYAQRASDGGLIISEGTFIAEELRGYENVPGIYTSEQIAAWKKITSGVHSKGGRIFCQLWVLGRVADPNVVPVIYSVGTIRDDSPSYIAAPEPEGERKPLTPVTEADMDRFIGHYIQASKNAIEAGFDGVEIHGANGYLIDQFLQTNSNDRTDQYGGSVENRMRFPLRVLNAVCDAIGPKRVGIRMSPFSEFQSMRMEDPLATFVPWAQAIVEAQPTLAYIHAVEGRGFMTPKNEWFIQDTLNPIREVVLNKGESVRFMAAGGYMPDTALEHAEKYPEDLVTFGRYFISNPDLPKRVRNGWPLRKYDRTTFYSQSSVGYNDYEDYKPETEALAQDEAAPKEGTTKA, translated from the exons ATGACCGTCATCCAACAATCCAAGCTCTTCACTCCCATCCAGGTCGGCGAGTATGAACTCAAGCACCGAATTATCATGGCTCCTCTCACTCGATTGAGGGCGGCGACCAAGACAGCCATCCCTTCCAAATGGGCTGAAACCTACTACGCTCAACGAGCATCTG ATGGCGGCTTGATCATCTCTGAAGGCACTTTCATCGCTGAGGAGTTGAGGGGTTATGAGAACGTCCCAG GTATCTACACCTCCGAGCAGATCGCTGCATGGAAAAAGATCACATCGGGTGTGCACTCTAAGGGCGGCAGGATTTTCTGTCAACTTTGGGTCCTTGG TCGTGTCGCCGACCCCAACGTCGTTCCTGTAATCTACTCTGTTGGCACTATCCGTGATGACAGTCCCTCTTACATTGCGGCTCCCGAACCTGAAGGGGAGAGGAAGCCTTTGACGCCTGTTACCGAGGCCGACATGGACCGATTCATTGGCCACTACATCCAAGCCTCCAAGAACGCTATCGAGGCTGGCTTTGACGGTGTTGAGATCCACGGCGCGAACGGTTACTTAATTGATCAGTTC CTTCAAACCAACTCCAACGACCGTACCGACCAATACGGCGGTTCCGTCGAGAATCGAATGCGGTTCCCTCTCCGTGTCCTTAACGCTGTCTGCGACGCTATTGGTCCCAAGCGTGTCGGTATTCGAATGTCTCCCTTTTCCGAATTCCAAAGCATGCGTATGGAGGATCCTCTCGCTACTTTTGTTCCCTGGGCTCAGGCAATCGTTGAGGCTCAGCCCACGCTTGCCTACATTCACGCAGTAGAGGGCAGGGGTTTCATGACACCGAAGAACGAATGGTTCATTCAGGACACTTTGAACCCCATCAGGGAAGTCGTTCTCAACAAGGGGGAGAGTGTTAGGTTTATGGCTGCTGGTGGATACATGCCCGATACTGCCTTGGAGCATGCCGAGAAGTACCCTGAGGACCTTGTCACTTTCGGACGATACTTCATCT CCAACCCGGACTTGCCTAAACGTGTACGAAACGGCTGGCCTCTTCGTAAGTATGACCGTACCACCTTCTACTCTCAGTCATCTGTGGGCTACAATGA CTATGAGGACTACAAGCCAGAGACTGAGGCTCTTGCCCAGGACGAGGCTGCCCCCAAAGAGGGCACAACTAAGGCCTAA
- a CDS encoding uncharacterized protein (Similar to TIGR gene model, INSD accession AAW45683.1) yields MANESAEGSNWGRVLICGGTDWATNGRKERSSGKVPTDLMEPHILRSLCNVKASKIITGPSANYAIILDIHGAAYLFGRPPAMVQSNGVISENIPLKISPLSVGSPEGTKWVNGAAGRSHFLLVDSRGDVWGCGNNIVGQIGLPVATAVDKLTKVAGPWVRDPEAKIVQVTAGHTFSLFLTSTGQVYASGSSEFGQLGNGKTGERLVKAGKIAYDIEVPPRLVQGFENVKIIEIASGNQHSLALDDNGYVYSWGFAGYSRLGLQDQKDRLISPLAGSTGQPYTRFKHIQDVMACKVIKTSSGGCTHFITTPDPEGGVMTVGFGQGVLYGELGLGSDSAKSATKPQKIIPLSGVDMIDVAGGAFFTLFLARPNSALSDLDRYPIHINSASLCLVCNTDHEQDAPLECERCDQPYHIGCLSPPLSAVPEGEWFCPECALEADAGPDEPFKPALGITIPKVANGKKGAKQDAVEAGDNPEAPVSATDAALTPSKPVSGNKRSWEEEKSVQGSGKKPRKSKG; encoded by the exons ATGGCCAACGAATCTGCGGAAGGGAGTAACTGGGGCCGAG TGTTGATTTGTGGAGGAACTGACTG GGCTACGAATGGTCGCAAGGAACGATCTTCTGGAAAAGT GCCTACAGATCTGATGGAACCCCATATACTGAGGTCTCTATGTAATGTCAAAGCCAGTAAGATCATCACTGGCCCGTCGGCCAACTATGCCATTATATTAGATA TTCATGGTGCCGCCTATCTTTTTGGTCGCCCTCCGGCTATGGTCCAGTCCAATGGGGTCATCTCTGAAAATATACCTTTGAAGATATCTCCTTTGTCAGTTGGATCACCAGAAGGAACTAAATGGGTTAATGGGGCTGCTGGAAGGAGTCATTTCCTTCTGGTGGACAGTAGAGGAGACGTATGGGGTTGTGGTAACAATATTGTTGGACAAATTGGCCTG CCCGTTGCTACGGCCGTGGACAAATTGACCAAAGTCGCTGGGCCATGGGTTAGGGATCCCGAAGCCAAGATCGTTCAGGTCACTGCTGGTCACACATTTTCACTTTTCCTTACCTCTACCGGTCAAGTTTACGCTTCTGGTTCGAGTGAATTTGGTCAGCTCGGAAATGGTAAGACAGGCGAACGTCTCGTGAAAGCCGGAAAGATAGCATATGACATCGAAGTTCCTCCTC GGCTTGTCCAAGGGTTTGAAAACGTCAAAATAATAGAAATTGCTTCCGGCAACCAACATTCGTTAGCATTGGATGATAATGGCTATGTCTACTCATGGGGCTTTGCTGGGTACTCCAGGCTGGGTCTCCAAGACCAAAAGGACCG ACTTATATCTCCCTTGGCAGGATCGACCGGGCAACCTTATACTCGTTTCAA ACATATTCAAGATG TAATGGCTTGTAAGGTGATCAAGACATCGTCTGGAGGATGCACGCATTTTATCACAACACCTGATCCCGAGGGTGGTGTGATGACTGTAGGCTTTGGGCAGGGTGTG CTGTATGGAG AACTTGGACTGGGATCTGATAGTGCCAAGAGCGCCACCAAGCCACAGAAGATTATTCCTCTGTCTGGCGTTGACATGATCGA TGTCGCCGGCGGCGCGTTCTTCACTCTTTTCCTCGCCCGACCCAATTCAGCTCTTTCAGACCTGGATCGGTATCCGATTCACATTAACTCGGCATCTTTGTGTTTGGTTTGCAATACGGATCATGAACAAGATGCTCCTCTGGAATGTGAAAGA TGTGATCAACCTTACCATATCGGATGTCTCAGCCCACCGCTTTCTGCAGTACCTGAGGGAGAATGGTTCTGCCCGGAATGCGCCCTGGAAGCAGATGCTGGGCCAGATGAGCCATTCAAGCCAGCTTTGGGTATCACCATCCCAAAAGTGGCAAATGGCAAGAAGGGTGCTAAACAGGATGCAGTCGAGGCTGGAGACAACCCCGAAGCTCCCGTGTCTGCGACTGACGCTGCTCTGACTCCTTCAAAACCTGTCAGCGGTAATAAAAGGTCatgggaggaggaaaaaagTGTGCAAG GGTCAGGCAAGAAGCCGCGGAAATCAAAGGGTTGA
- a CDS encoding Hypothetical Protein (Similar to TIGR gene model, INSD accession AAW45397.1) yields MSDQSLPPFLKVDPPPVPPPSLARLQALYASTSAQRTANPTGYAANSQWWAGVLEETLRTGWLNGEGGDRLVLKVDNGMLGRLEDGKGSRPKGLGGVVETLATITPPTLHPLAHFMVSETPLHVPASLTSRFIGRPLWWAFSQLNPFGGNEKVAKEEALWAKYGKGKEYVHIPLLEQSAAAFTDHILKNPILSYTSSLYDLESFLAKYGEACFPMGPTAKKLPKGRHELSKRDAEVLIKWLSRDCQLVVTDGSVIKVLDADQVAESHPISEADRGAVSVLNALRRVEKQIVGIEEQISQSHEKAKKYLASKQKNIALSYLRSKKHLEDLLAKRVASSEQLHAVIRSIDQAKGDVEIMAAYETSTSTLTQVLAHPSLSLERIAATTDALSEAMANQEEIDQAVRIGGEVAMGGKRVEVDEDELAKELEALVEEGKQAEQKKTEKKTPVGAEEKPNVATELPRAPVNPPASEIEEGPMAEEERLWRQRYEEAQARKQAEKERFEAERLRKEAKIVAE; encoded by the exons ATGAGTGACCAGAGTCTCCCTCCCTTCCTTAAGGTTGATCCTCCACCAGtgcctcctccttcccttgCCCGTTTACAAGCTCTCTACGCATCAACATCCGCACAGCGAACAGCCAATCCCACGGGTTATGCCGCCAACTCGCAGTGGTGGGCAGGTGTGCTTGAAGAGACGCTTAGGACTGGCTGGTTGAATGGTGAAGGGGGAGACAGGCTGGTCCTCAAAGTTGATAATGGAATGCTGGGGAGATTGGAAGATGGCAAAGGGTCCAGACCGAAAGGACTAGGTGGTGTGGTC GAAACGCTTGCAACAATTACTCCACCAACATTGCATCCTCTAGCTCATTTCATGGTTTCTGAAACTCCACTTCATGTCCCCGCATCCCTTACGTCTCGCTTCATTGGACGACCGTTGTGGTGGGCATTTTCCCAACTGAACCCGTTTGGTGGCAATGAAAAGGTGGCGAAAGAAGAGGCGCTCTGGGCCAAGTACGGAAAAGGCAAGGAATACGTCCATATTCCACTTCTCGAA CAATCAGCTGCTGCTTTCACAGATCACATACTCAAGAACCCAATCCTGTCGTACACCTCATCCCTTTACGACCTGGAGTCTTTCCTGGCCAAGTATGGGGAAGCATGCTTTCCCATGGGGCCTACTGCGAAGAAGCTTCCGAAAGGGAGGCATGAGCTAAGCAAGCGAGACGCTGAAGTTCTAATCAAGTGGTTATCTAGAGACTGCCAGTTAGTCGTTACGGATGGATCG GTCATCAAGGTCCTTGATGCCGATCAGGTAGCAGAAAGCCACCCTATCTCTGAAGCAGACCGTGGTGCCGTTTCTGTTCTTAATGCTTTGCGTAGGGTTGAGAAGCAGATTGTAGGCATTGAAGAGCAGATTTCCCA ATCTCATGAAAAAGCCAAGAAATACCTCGCGTCTAAGCAGAAAAATATCGCGTTGTCTTATCTAAGATCCAAGAAACACCTTGAAGACCTCTTGGCCAAGCGTGTGGCATCCTCTGAGCAGCTTCATGCCGTCATTCGTAGCATCGACCAGGCCAAGGGTGATGTCGAG ATCATGGCTGCATACGAGACTTCCACTTCTACTCTCACTCAAGTCCTTGCTCATCCCTCGTTGTCTCTCGAGCGAATTGCTGCAACCACTGACGCCCTCAGCGAAGCTATGGCCAACCAAGAAGAGATCGATCAGGCTGTCAGGATCGGCGGAGAAGTGGCTATGGGTGGCAAGAGAGTGGAAGTTGATGAAGACGAATTGGCAAAGGAACTCGAAGCGTTGGTGGAAGAGGGGAAGCAGGCagagcagaagaagacCGAAAAGAAGACTCCTGTCGGGGCCGAGGAAAAGCCAAACGTGGCTACAGAGCTTCCCAGGGCCCCGGTTAACCCTCCAGCTTCTGAAATCGAAGAAGGACCAATGGCAGAAGAGGAACGTCTTTGGCGACAGAGATATGAGGAGGCTCAAGCGCGAAAGCAAGCGGAGAAGGAGCGATTTGAGGCTGAGCGTTTGAGGAAAGAGGCGAAGATTGTAGCGGAGTAA
- a CDS encoding mannose-6-phosphate isomerase (Similar to TIGR gene model, INSD accession AAW45398.1), whose product MSPSVFKIAPGINSYDWGKKGSASLAAQLATTSIPDFSIDENKTYAELWMGTHPNNPSRLSDNTLLSEHLKSHPELIGSTVSSKFEDCKDGSLPFLFKVLSIGTALSIQAHPDKPLAKKLFDEKPDVYKDPNHKPEMAIALTPFLAFLNFLPLPVLLLHLLTVPELQEFVDSSLIKSLASSLDLPTSQPPDASFFKPTESPATAQQKDILKQIFAALMSADKKLVEEAISKLVKRYKAKQDIRENEKDLVNLALRLNDQYPGDVGVLCVFLLNVVELKRGEAAFLGANEPHAYIEGNIIECMATSDNVVRAGLTPKLRDVDTLISMLTYEAAPGDKQLLRPTQFQKGDDTTKLYDPPIAEFSVLRTELSEGAKTSHRPVEGPSVCVITEGAGVVGDGNDQTEFVRGDVIFVGAGKGVEWEAKKELEMFRAYVEA is encoded by the exons ATGTCTCCTTCCGTGTTCAAAATCGCACCAGGAATCAATTCATACGACTGGGGCAAGAAAGGCTCAGCGTCCCTAGCCGCACAGCTTGCTACCACCTCTATCCCCGACTTCTCCATCGATGAGAACAAGACCTACGCCGAA TTATGGATGGGTACTCACCCCAACAATCCATCCAGGTTATCGGACAACACCTTACTCTCTGAGCACCTCAAGTCTCATCCAGAACTTATCGGTTCCACCGTGTCTTCCAAATTTGAGGACTGCAAGGACGGCTCTTTacccttcctcttcaagGTCCTGAGTATAGGTACTGCTCTCAGTATACAGGCTCATCCTGATAAGCCGCTTGCGAAGAAGCTTTTTGACGAGAAGCCTGATGTCTACAAAG ACCCTAACCACAAGCCTGAGATGGCCATTGCCCTTACTCCCTTCCTTGCTTTCCTTAatttccttcctctccctgTACTTCTTTTGCACCTTTTGACCGTTCCAGAACTGCAAGAGTTTGTCGACTCTTCTCTCATCAAATCCCTGGCTTCATCTCTCGACCTGCCCACATCTCAACCACCTGATGCTTCATTTTTCAAACCCACAGAATCCCCAGCCACTGCCCAGCAGAAGGACATCCTCAAACAGATTTTTGCAGCCCTTATGTCAGCAGATAAGAAGCTTGTTGAAGAAGCTATCTCCAAACTTGTCAAAAGATATAAGGCGAAGCAAGATATCAGGGAAAACGAGAAGGATCTTGTGAATTTGGCTTTGAGGCTTAATGATCAGTACCCTGGGGATGTTGGTGTTCTCTGTGTGTTCCTGCTGAACGTCGTGGAGCTCAAAAGAGGCGAAGCTGCTTTCCTTGGGGCTAATGAGCCCCACGCCTACATCGAGGGTA ATATCATTGAGTGTATGGCTACATCCGACAATGTAGTTCGCGCTGGTCTTACTCCCAAGCTCCGAGACGTCGACACTCTTATCTCCATGCTCACATATGAAGCTGCTCCAGGCGACAAGCAATTACTCCGACCCACTCAATTTCAAAAGGGCGATGATACAACTAAACTCTACGATCCCCCTATTGCTGAATTCTCTGTCTTGCGTACTGAACTTTCTGAAGGAGCGAAGACCTCTCACCGGCCTGTGGAAGGTCCCAGCGTGTGTGTCATAACTGAAGGTGCGGGTGTTGTGGGGGATGGAAATGATCAAACAGAGTTTGTCCGGGGTGATGTTATCTTTGTGGGGGCCGGCAAAGGAGTGGAATGGgaggcgaagaaggaatTGGAAATGTTTAGGGCCTATGTTGAGGCTTAA